The following coding sequences are from one Streptomyces sp. NBC_01485 window:
- a CDS encoding SRPBCC domain-containing protein, with translation MEQEVFVPVPAKQLQAALADPAQVARAVPGLQQDVGTEPVAGRLKVRIGGHTITYRGAVRVAPREDGTYAVEGDATEARGSGAVKLTLTLRLRDADAGTTLRFEGTASADGRVAELPPEAVDSAVTRLLNRFAGNLGAGAAVPEADTADDVHAIDDADDVDDADDVDDADDVDDADDVDEPLPPAPVVEDLTASREPPAEAAHARRTMIGRSAEEVDHAPPRGRYAPVPAPQTVVRNSTLRWAAPAAALVVASVIVVGRALRRRG, from the coding sequence ATGGAGCAAGAGGTGTTCGTTCCAGTTCCGGCCAAGCAGCTGCAAGCAGCCCTCGCCGATCCCGCGCAGGTGGCCCGGGCGGTCCCCGGGCTCCAGCAGGACGTCGGCACCGAGCCCGTCGCCGGGCGGCTCAAGGTGCGGATCGGCGGCCACACCATCACGTACCGGGGCGCCGTACGCGTCGCGCCGCGCGAGGACGGTACGTACGCCGTCGAGGGCGACGCGACCGAGGCCCGTGGCAGCGGCGCGGTGAAACTGACCCTCACCCTGCGTCTGCGGGACGCCGACGCCGGCACGACGCTCCGCTTCGAGGGGACGGCGTCGGCGGACGGCCGCGTCGCGGAACTCCCGCCGGAGGCGGTCGACTCGGCGGTCACCCGCCTGCTGAACCGCTTCGCGGGCAACCTGGGAGCGGGCGCGGCCGTACCGGAAGCGGATACGGCCGATGACGTCCACGCCATCGACGACGCGGACGACGTAGACGACGCGGACGACGTAGACGACGCGGACGACGTAGACGACGCGGACGACGTGGACGAACCCCTGCCCCCCGCCCCCGTCGTCGAGGACCTCACCGCCTCCCGGGAGCCGCCCGCCGAGGCCGCGCACGCGCGCCGGACGATGATCGGGCGCAGCGCCGAGGAGGTGGACCACGCCCCGCCGCGCGGGCGCTACGCGCCGGTCCCGGCCCCGCAGACCGTCGTACGGAACAGCACCCTGCGCTGGGCGGCGCCCGCGGCGGCGCTGGTCGTGGCGTCGGTGATCGTCGTGGGCAGGGCGCTGCGCCGACGCGGCTAG
- a CDS encoding aldose epimerase family protein → MSDEEITLTAGDAEVTVRPGNGGRVGGLRVGGLELLRQGERFGCFPMVPWCGRIRDGRFRDGGDVHQMPLNAAPNAIHGTVRDGVWKVARRTPDEVVLTYDLVAPWPFTGRVTQAVTLAEDALTLAMAVETYDSSFPAQIGWHPWFNRNLGGDDVQVAFAPAWQEERGDDHLPTGERVEPKPGPWDDCFGTPGGVDVTLTWPGQLEVKVTSPEEWVVVYDEQEAAVCVEPQTGPPDGLNTHPRLVTLLEPLEATTEWRWTRL, encoded by the coding sequence GTGAGTGACGAAGAGATCACGCTGACCGCGGGCGACGCGGAGGTGACCGTGCGGCCGGGAAACGGCGGCCGGGTGGGTGGGCTGCGGGTCGGCGGGCTCGAACTGCTGCGGCAGGGCGAGCGGTTCGGGTGCTTCCCGATGGTCCCCTGGTGCGGACGGATCCGCGACGGCCGGTTCCGCGACGGCGGGGACGTCCACCAGATGCCGCTCAACGCCGCGCCGAACGCCATCCACGGCACCGTCCGCGACGGCGTCTGGAAGGTCGCGCGGCGGACGCCGGACGAGGTCGTGCTGACGTACGACCTGGTGGCGCCCTGGCCCTTCACGGGCCGCGTCACCCAGGCGGTCACGCTGGCCGAGGACGCCCTGACGCTGGCGATGGCCGTGGAGACGTACGACTCGTCGTTCCCGGCGCAGATCGGCTGGCACCCCTGGTTCAACCGGAACCTCGGGGGCGACGACGTGCAGGTCGCCTTCGCTCCGGCCTGGCAGGAGGAGCGCGGCGACGACCATCTGCCGACCGGCGAGCGCGTCGAGCCGAAGCCCGGCCCCTGGGACGACTGCTTCGGCACGCCCGGCGGCGTCGACGTCACCCTCACCTGGCCCGGGCAACTGGAGGTGAAGGTGACCAGCCCCGAGGAGTGGGTCGTCGTCTACGACGAGCAGGAGGCGGCCGTGTGCGTGGAGCCGCAGACCGGCCCGCCCGACGGCCTGAACACGCACCCGCGCCTGGTCACGCTCCTGGAGCCGCTGGAGGCGACCACCGAGTGGCGCTGGACTCGCCTCTAA
- the pyrE gene encoding orotate phosphoribosyltransferase — MTDVDVRGALLQQIKDKAVVHGKVTLSSGLEADYYVDLRRVTLDGEAAPLVGQVLLDLTDGLEFDAVGGLTMGADPVAGAMLHAAAARGRKLDAFVVRKAAKAHGLQRRVEGPEIAGRRVLVVEDTSTTGGSPLAAVEAVREAGAEVVAVATIVDRATGADEKIREGAGVPYLFAFSKDDLGLD, encoded by the coding sequence ATGACGGACGTGGATGTACGCGGCGCGCTGCTGCAGCAGATCAAGGACAAGGCCGTGGTGCACGGCAAGGTGACCCTGTCGTCGGGGCTGGAGGCGGACTACTACGTCGACCTCCGCCGCGTCACCCTCGACGGCGAGGCCGCCCCGCTGGTCGGGCAGGTGCTGCTCGACCTGACCGACGGGCTCGAGTTCGACGCGGTGGGCGGTCTGACGATGGGCGCCGACCCGGTGGCCGGCGCCATGCTGCACGCGGCCGCCGCGCGGGGCCGGAAGCTGGACGCCTTCGTCGTGCGCAAGGCGGCGAAGGCGCACGGGCTGCAGCGGCGGGTCGAGGGTCCGGAGATCGCGGGCCGGCGCGTGCTGGTCGTCGAGGACACGTCCACCACCGGCGGTTCGCCGCTCGCCGCCGTGGAGGCGGTGCGCGAGGCGGGCGCCGAGGTGGTGGCCGTGGCGACCATCGTGGACCGGGCGACCGGCGCCGACGAGAAGATCCGCGAGGGCGCCGGGGTGCCGTACCTGTTCGCGTTCTCCAAGGACGACCTGGGCCTGGACTGA
- the fbaA gene encoding class II fructose-bisphosphate aldolase: MPIATPEVYNEMLDRAKAGKFAYPAINVTSSQTLHAALRGFAEAESDGIIQITTGGAEFAGGQYSKDMVTGSLALAEFAHIVAEKYPVTVALHTDHCPKDKLDGFVRPLLAISEERVKAGRNPLFQSHMWDGSAETLADNLSVAQELLARTAAAKIILEVEITPTGGEEDGVTHEINDSLYTTVDDAVRTVEALGLGEKGRYLLAASFGNVHGVYKPGNVVLRPDLLKELNEGIAAKYGKPAGSQPFDFVFHGGSGSSPEEIAVALENGVVKMNIDTDTQYAFTRPVADHMFRNYDGVLKVDGEVGSKKTYDPRTWGKLAEAGMAARVLEATQNLRSAGQKIK; this comes from the coding sequence ATGCCCATCGCAACCCCCGAGGTCTACAACGAGATGCTCGACCGGGCGAAGGCAGGCAAGTTCGCCTACCCGGCCATCAACGTGACCTCGTCCCAGACCCTGCACGCGGCGCTGCGCGGCTTCGCCGAGGCGGAGAGCGACGGCATCATCCAGATCACGACGGGTGGCGCCGAGTTCGCGGGCGGCCAGTACAGCAAGGACATGGTGACGGGCTCGCTGGCCCTCGCCGAGTTCGCGCACATCGTCGCCGAGAAGTACCCGGTCACCGTCGCGCTCCACACGGACCACTGTCCGAAGGACAAGCTCGACGGGTTCGTCCGGCCGCTGCTGGCGATCTCCGAGGAGCGCGTGAAGGCGGGCCGCAACCCGCTGTTCCAGTCGCACATGTGGGACGGCTCGGCGGAGACCCTCGCCGACAACCTCTCCGTCGCGCAGGAGCTGCTGGCCCGCACCGCCGCCGCGAAGATCATCCTCGAGGTGGAGATCACCCCGACCGGTGGCGAGGAGGACGGCGTCACGCACGAGATCAACGACTCCCTGTACACGACGGTCGACGACGCGGTGCGCACCGTCGAGGCGCTGGGCCTGGGCGAGAAGGGCCGCTACCTGCTGGCCGCGTCCTTCGGCAACGTCCACGGCGTCTACAAGCCGGGCAACGTCGTGCTCCGCCCCGACCTGCTCAAGGAGCTGAACGAGGGCATCGCCGCCAAGTACGGCAAGCCGGCCGGCTCCCAGCCGTTCGACTTCGTCTTCCACGGCGGCTCCGGCTCCTCCCCGGAGGAGATCGCGGTCGCGCTGGAGAACGGCGTCGTCAAGATGAACATCGACACGGACACGCAGTACGCCTTCACGCGTCCCGTCGCCGACCACATGTTCCGCAACTACGACGGCGTCCTGAAGGTCGACGGCGAGGTCGGCTCCAAGAAGACCTACGACCCGCGCACCTGGGGCAAGCTCGCCGAGGCGGGCATGGCGGCGCGCGTCCTGGAGGCCACCCAGAACCTGCGCTCGGCGGGCCAGAAGATCAAGTAA
- a CDS encoding MFS transporter translates to MPDVRMASPQGKWILFTTVLGSSMALLDSTVVNVALPRIGRDLDADLAALQWTVNAYLLTLAGLILLGGSLGDRYGRRKVFVIGVVWFAAASLLCGVAPDAGVLIAARALQGIGGALLTPGSLALIQASFHRDDRSRAVGLWSGFGGIGAAVGPFLGGYLVDGPGWRWVFLLNVPLALVCVPVALRRVPESGDGRRHGRFDVLGAFLGALALALVTYALIEAGSGSLGVVVAVAVAGVATGVAFVVVEHRRPDPMLPLDIFASRQFTAVNLVTLCVYAAFGGFFFLSAVQLQVVAGWSALGAGTALLPTTALMLLLSARSGALAERIGPRIPLTVGPLLCAAGMLLMLRVGPGASYVSDVLPAVLVLGLGMVSLVAPLTATVLASVDVARAGLASGINNAAARIAGLVAVAGLPLLTGMGQEAYRSPDAFNDAFRRAMLLCAAALTLGAALAFTTVRRLPPDCRRPECRTHGSVLAPPLEGERAKGRLS, encoded by the coding sequence ATGCCCGACGTCCGGATGGCCTCGCCCCAGGGCAAGTGGATCCTGTTCACCACCGTGCTCGGCTCCAGCATGGCCCTGCTGGACTCGACCGTCGTCAACGTCGCCCTCCCGCGCATCGGCCGCGACCTGGACGCCGACCTGGCCGCCCTCCAGTGGACGGTCAACGCGTATCTCCTCACCCTGGCCGGCCTGATCCTGCTCGGCGGCTCCCTGGGCGACCGCTACGGGCGGCGAAAGGTGTTCGTGATCGGCGTGGTGTGGTTCGCCGCCGCCTCGCTGCTGTGCGGTGTCGCCCCGGACGCCGGGGTGCTGATCGCCGCGCGCGCCCTCCAGGGCATCGGCGGCGCGCTCCTCACACCGGGGTCCCTCGCGCTCATCCAGGCCTCCTTCCACCGCGACGACCGGAGCCGGGCGGTCGGCCTGTGGTCCGGGTTCGGGGGCATCGGGGCGGCCGTGGGCCCGTTCCTGGGCGGCTACCTGGTGGACGGCCCGGGCTGGCGCTGGGTGTTCCTGCTGAACGTGCCGCTGGCGCTGGTCTGCGTGCCGGTGGCGCTGCGGCGCGTGCCCGAGTCGGGGGACGGCCGTCGGCACGGCCGCTTCGACGTCCTGGGCGCCTTCCTGGGCGCGCTGGCGCTGGCCCTCGTCACGTACGCCCTGATCGAGGCGGGGAGCGGCTCTCTAGGGGTCGTCGTGGCGGTGGCCGTCGCGGGCGTGGCGACCGGGGTCGCCTTCGTGGTCGTGGAGCACCGCCGCCCGGATCCGATGCTGCCGCTCGACATTTTCGCGTCCCGCCAGTTCACGGCCGTCAACCTGGTCACCCTGTGCGTGTACGCGGCGTTCGGCGGCTTCTTCTTCCTCTCCGCGGTCCAGCTCCAGGTGGTGGCCGGCTGGTCGGCCCTCGGCGCGGGCACGGCGCTGCTGCCGACGACGGCGCTGATGCTGCTGCTGTCCGCCCGCTCCGGGGCGCTGGCCGAGCGCATCGGACCGCGCATCCCGCTCACCGTCGGCCCGCTGCTGTGCGCGGCCGGGATGCTGCTGATGCTGCGCGTCGGCCCAGGCGCCTCGTACGTCTCCGACGTCCTGCCCGCCGTCCTGGTCCTGGGCCTCGGCATGGTCTCCCTGGTCGCCCCCCTCACCGCGACCGTCCTGGCCTCGGTGGACGTCGCCCGGGCGGGCCTGGCCAGCGGCATCAACAACGCGGCGGCCCGGATCGCGGGCCTGGTCGCGGTGGCTGGGCTGCCGCTGCTCACCGGCATGGGCCAGGAGGCGTACCGCTCACCGGACGCCTTCAACGACGCCTTCCGCCGGGCGATGCTGCTCTGCGCGGCGGCACTGACCCTGGGCGCGGCACTCGCCTTCACGACGGTCCGCCGCCTCCCACCGGACTGCCGCAGGCCGGAATGCAGAACGCACGGGAGCGTGCTGGCTCCACCGCTGGAGGGGGAGCGGGCGAAGGGGCGGCTTTCGTAG
- a CDS encoding DUF3151 domain-containing protein: MSIHENLLGGPPPTHLPDDPEPRELLANGTAPADVAAKYPTSSLAWAQLADDAFERGSVVESYAYARTGYHRGLDSLRRSGWKGHGPVPWEHEPNRGFLRALHGLARAAQAIGEQEEYERCTQFLKDSSAKAAQTLG; this comes from the coding sequence ATGTCCATTCACGAAAACCTCCTCGGGGGCCCGCCCCCGACCCACCTCCCCGACGACCCCGAGCCCCGCGAGCTCCTCGCGAACGGCACGGCCCCCGCCGACGTCGCCGCGAAGTACCCGACCTCCTCGCTGGCCTGGGCCCAACTCGCCGACGACGCGTTCGAGCGGGGCAGCGTGGTGGAGTCGTACGCGTACGCCCGTACGGGGTACCACCGCGGCCTGGACAGCCTGCGCCGAAGCGGCTGGAAGGGGCATGGCCCGGTGCCGTGGGAGCACGAGCCGAACCGCGGCTTCCTGCGCGCCCTGCACGGCCTAGCCCGCGCCGCGCAGGCGATCGGCGAGCAGGAGGAGTACGAGCGCTGCACGCAGTTCCTGAAGGACTCCTCGGCGAAGGCGGCCCAGACACTCGGCTAG
- a CDS encoding tryptophan 2,3-dioxygenase family protein produces MSHQAQPFQETPEASEPETPHLDFAGTTPYEDYVKADVLTHLQHTLSEDPGEMVFLVTTQVMELWFTVIVHEWETAAGALRSDDVPTAIAALKRSVRELEALNASWRPLGQLTPAQFNAYRAALGEGSGFQSAMYRRMEFLLGEKSASMLVPHRGAPRVHAELEKALHEPGLYDEVLRLLARRGHAIPASVLERDIAQRYEPAPQVEAVWTAVYSGDESDEVARLGEALTDVAELVWRWRNDHLVATRRAMGAKAGTGGSAGVAWLEKRAQKNVFPELWTARSHV; encoded by the coding sequence ATGTCCCATCAGGCTCAGCCTTTCCAGGAAACTCCAGAGGCTTCGGAGCCCGAGACCCCGCATCTCGACTTCGCAGGAACCACCCCCTACGAGGACTACGTCAAGGCCGACGTCCTCACCCACCTCCAGCACACCCTCTCCGAGGACCCCGGAGAGATGGTCTTCCTGGTCACGACCCAGGTGATGGAGCTGTGGTTCACGGTCATCGTCCACGAGTGGGAGACGGCCGCCGGCGCCCTGCGCTCGGACGACGTACCGACGGCGATCGCCGCGCTGAAGCGCTCCGTCCGTGAGCTGGAGGCGCTGAACGCCTCCTGGCGGCCCCTCGGGCAGCTGACCCCGGCCCAGTTCAACGCGTACCGCGCCGCGCTCGGCGAGGGCTCCGGTTTCCAGTCGGCGATGTACCGCCGCATGGAGTTCCTGCTCGGCGAGAAGTCGGCGTCCATGCTGGTCCCGCACCGCGGCGCGCCCCGCGTCCACGCGGAGCTGGAGAAGGCGCTGCACGAGCCGGGCCTGTACGACGAGGTGCTGCGGCTGCTGGCCCGCCGCGGCCACGCGATCCCCGCGTCCGTCCTGGAGCGTGACATCGCGCAGCGCTACGAGCCCGCGCCGCAGGTCGAGGCGGTGTGGACGGCCGTGTACTCGGGCGACGAGAGCGACGAAGTCGCCCGTCTCGGCGAGGCGTTGACGGACGTCGCCGAACTGGTGTGGCGCTGGCGCAACGACCACCTCGTCGCCACCCGCCGCGCGATGGGCGCGAAGGCGGGCACGGGCGGCTCGGCCGGCGTGGCCTGGCTGGAGAAGCGCGCGCAGAAGAACGTGTTCCCCGAGCTGTGGACGGCGAGGTCCCATGTCTGA
- the kynU gene encoding kynureninase: MSDELAFTAKELDAADELAAVRSRFVLDDAVYLDGNSLGALPAAVPARVEDVIRREWGELRIRSWDESGWWTAPERIGDRIAPLVGAAPGQIVVGDSTSVNVLKALVGAVRLVDDAEDTKGAGDAGHAGGFRDEIIVDATTFPTDGYIAESAARLTGRRLRPVTPGEVPAALSERTAAVLLNHADYRTGRLHDLPSLTAAVHAVGAIAVWDLCHSAGALPVGLDEHGVDLAVGCTYKYLNGGPGSPAYLYVRRDHQDRFDSPLPGWNSHAEPFGMREDYEPARGALRGRVGTPDILSMLALEAALDVWEGVSIEAVRAKSLALTDFFLECVAAYVPEGRVESLTPVRHEERGSQVALRCENAGDVMRRLIERGVVGDFRRPDVLRFGFTPLYVGFADVERAARVLAEELR; encoded by the coding sequence ATGTCTGACGAACTCGCCTTCACGGCAAAGGAACTGGACGCGGCCGACGAACTGGCCGCCGTCCGCTCACGGTTCGTCCTCGACGACGCGGTCTACCTGGACGGCAACTCGCTGGGCGCGCTGCCCGCGGCCGTCCCCGCCCGCGTCGAGGACGTCATCCGCCGCGAGTGGGGCGAGCTGCGCATCCGCTCCTGGGACGAGAGCGGCTGGTGGACGGCGCCCGAGCGGATCGGCGACCGGATCGCCCCGCTGGTGGGCGCGGCGCCCGGCCAGATCGTGGTCGGCGACTCGACAAGTGTCAACGTTCTCAAGGCACTTGTGGGCGCGGTACGCCTCGTGGACGACGCCGAGGACACCAAAGGCGCCGGGGATGCGGGGCACGCGGGGGGCTTCCGGGACGAGATCATCGTCGACGCGACGACCTTCCCCACGGACGGCTACATCGCCGAGTCCGCCGCCCGTCTCACCGGCCGCAGGCTGCGCCCGGTGACGCCGGGCGAGGTGCCGGCCGCGCTGTCGGAGCGTACGGCCGCCGTCCTGCTCAACCACGCCGACTACCGCACCGGACGCCTGCACGACCTGCCGTCGCTCACCGCAGCCGTGCACGCGGTGGGCGCGATCGCCGTCTGGGACCTGTGCCACAGCGCGGGCGCCCTGCCGGTGGGCCTCGACGAGCACGGCGTGGACCTCGCGGTCGGCTGCACCTACAAGTACCTGAACGGCGGCCCGGGTTCACCGGCGTACCTGTACGTCCGGCGCGACCACCAGGACCGTTTCGACTCGCCGCTGCCCGGCTGGAACTCGCACGCCGAGCCCTTCGGCATGCGGGAGGACTACGAGCCGGCCCGGGGCGCGCTGCGCGGCCGCGTCGGCACCCCGGACATCCTGTCGATGCTCGCCCTGGAGGCGGCCCTCGACGTCTGGGAGGGCGTCTCGATCGAGGCGGTGCGGGCGAAGTCGTTGGCCCTTACGGACTTCTTCCTTGAGTGCGTAGCCGCGTACGTCCCCGAGGGGCGGGTCGAATCGCTGACTCCGGTACGTCACGAGGAGCGGGGCAGTCAGGTCGCGCTGCGCTGCGAGAACGCCGGCGACGTCATGCGGCGGCTGATCGAGCGGGGGGTCGTCGGAGACTTCCGCCGCCCGGACGTCCTCCGCTTCGGTTTCACCCCGCTGTACGTCGGGTTCGCGGACGTGGAGCGGGCGGCGCGGGTCCTGGCGGAGGAACTGCGCTGA
- a CDS encoding alpha/beta hydrolase, with translation MPEDVVAARAAAEEESVFGHPPVDPDVTMTYGDHPDQVIDFYVPRVQTGPGGPVPLVVVLHGGAWQARYDRRHITPFADFLARRGFAVATVEYRRGAENPAPEGTSPTSPTSPICPVAGRWPDTFDDVAAALDALPALVKEAVPQADARRTVLTGHSAGGHLALWAAARHVLPADAPWRTSGSAALRGVVALAPIADFAVAEKLDVCGGAARQLLGSEAQFEERRPYADPSLLLPTGVATTLVQGRTDLVVPQAVAEAYADAAAKAGEVVGLTLLEDVGHFPLIDPAADACAVVAEEIAQLAW, from the coding sequence ATGCCGGAGGACGTTGTCGCAGCCCGGGCCGCCGCTGAGGAGGAGTCGGTCTTCGGGCATCCGCCCGTCGACCCCGACGTCACCATGACGTACGGCGACCACCCCGACCAGGTGATCGACTTCTACGTCCCGCGCGTGCAGACGGGCCCGGGCGGTCCCGTCCCGCTCGTCGTCGTCCTGCACGGCGGGGCCTGGCAGGCGCGGTACGACCGGCGGCACATCACACCGTTCGCGGACTTCCTGGCCCGACGCGGTTTCGCCGTGGCCACCGTGGAGTACAGGCGGGGCGCTGAGAACCCGGCCCCGGAGGGGACCTCCCCGACCTCCCCGACCTCCCCGATCTGCCCGGTCGCGGGGCGCTGGCCCGACACCTTCGACGACGTCGCCGCCGCTCTCGACGCGCTCCCCGCCCTCGTCAAGGAGGCCGTGCCGCAGGCCGACGCGCGCCGCACCGTGCTCACCGGTCACTCGGCGGGCGGCCACCTCGCCCTGTGGGCGGCGGCCCGGCATGTGCTGCCCGCCGACGCGCCCTGGCGCACCAGCGGCTCCGCCGCACTGCGGGGCGTCGTCGCACTGGCCCCGATCGCCGACTTCGCGGTCGCCGAGAAGCTGGACGTCTGCGGCGGAGCGGCCCGCCAACTCCTGGGCAGCGAGGCGCAGTTCGAGGAGCGGCGACCGTACGCCGACCCCAGCCTCCTGCTGCCGACCGGCGTCGCGACGACCCTCGTCCAGGGCCGCACCGACCTGGTCGTCCCGCAGGCCGTCGCCGAGGCGTACGCGGACGCGGCGGCGAAGGCGGGCGAGGTGGTGGGCCTCACCCTCCTGGAGGACGTCGGCCACTTCCCGCTGATCGACCCGGCGGCGGACGCGTGCGCGGTGGTGGCGGAGGAGATCGCACAGTTGGCGTGGTGA
- a CDS encoding alpha/beta hydrolase gives MVVPLTAATRPSIPAPAPAALAPPTAATLGEAYAANRANAELASRMAAAHGDRHRAASDRALAAPSRRLLSFDGRGSGRAVEVFGDLAHADRVAVLVPGSDTSLDTYERFRAGAAALHDRLPRPSGSRQTGSRRRAEPRTAVVAWLGYTTPGTISTTVITPTRAAEAAPALREFIGTLRAVTGPDSHVILLCHSYGTVVCGRAAAHLDVTDLVLLGSPGIGVESAADLHTRARVWAARGADDWVGDVPHADADLFGTTVGFGTDPLSPSFGAHVFAAGSGGHSDYFTPGSASLANLARIVLGDTREVTRA, from the coding sequence GTGGTGGTCCCCCTCACGGCGGCGACCCGGCCGAGCATCCCCGCCCCAGCCCCTGCTGCCCTGGCCCCGCCGACGGCGGCGACGCTCGGTGAGGCGTATGCCGCGAACCGGGCCAACGCCGAGCTGGCGTCCCGGATGGCCGCGGCCCACGGGGACCGCCACCGCGCGGCCTCGGACCGGGCACTGGCCGCCCCCTCCCGCAGACTGCTCTCCTTCGACGGCCGTGGTTCCGGCCGTGCCGTCGAGGTGTTCGGGGACCTCGCCCACGCCGACCGCGTCGCCGTTCTCGTACCTGGCTCGGACACCTCGCTGGACACCTACGAGCGCTTCCGCGCGGGAGCGGCCGCACTGCACGACCGGCTCCCCCGACCGTCCGGGAGCCGACAGACCGGAAGCCGGCGGCGGGCCGAACCGAGGACGGCGGTGGTGGCCTGGCTCGGCTACACGACCCCCGGCACGATCAGCACCACGGTGATCACCCCGACCCGCGCCGCCGAAGCGGCCCCGGCCCTACGGGAGTTCATCGGCACGCTGAGGGCCGTCACCGGCCCGGACTCCCACGTCATCCTCCTGTGCCACTCGTACGGCACGGTCGTGTGCGGCCGCGCCGCTGCGCACCTGGACGTGACCGACCTCGTCCTGCTCGGCAGCCCCGGCATCGGCGTGGAGTCGGCGGCGGACCTGCACACCCGCGCGCGGGTCTGGGCGGCGAGGGGCGCCGACGACTGGGTGGGGGACGTCCCGCACGCCGACGCCGACCTGTTCGGCACGACGGTCGGCTTCGGCACCGACCCGTTGTCCCCGTCGTTCGGCGCGCACGTCTTCGCGGCGGGCTCCGGCGGCCACAGCGACTACTTCACCCCGGGCTCGGCCTCCCTGGCCAACCTCGCCCGGATCGTCCTCGGCGACACCAGGGAGGTGACCCGTGCCTGA
- a CDS encoding acyltransferase family protein produces MRRPLPGVRRPLASVRQAAAHVDAITPPQRDRAVDALRALAILGVVLGHWLVTALVADGDTLRAASPLGPMPWLAPVSWMIQTLAVFFMVGGHVATRSLTSVRTQGKTQGTYGGWLRARLARLFRPVPSVLLVWTVASAALLLGGASLVTVHTLVKLALSPLWFLLVFAVLTAATPLLARLNPLWPLAVVLHVDLVRFGLGGPSWLGWVNVIAGWLVPYTVGAAWTRGELERPRAGWTLFTGGAVATAVLVGCGGYPASMVGVPGAAVSNLNPPTLAAVTFGLAQCGLALLLRDRLRRTMRRPLSWAAVALVNLSAMTVFLWHQTAMMATTATALSAGRLPGLHTVPDGLDWVAARLLWLPVFALALGVCWAAFHGFESGAGRRALREPDRSRVVRVGHRGKAPELRETRRA; encoded by the coding sequence ATGCGGCGGCCGTTGCCGGGGGTGCGCCGACCGTTGGCAAGTGTGCGGCAGGCCGCAGCCCACGTCGACGCCATCACACCCCCGCAGCGTGACCGCGCCGTGGACGCTCTGCGCGCCCTGGCCATACTCGGCGTCGTCCTCGGCCACTGGCTGGTGACGGCGCTGGTCGCGGACGGCGACACCCTGCGCGCCGCGAGCCCCCTCGGCCCCATGCCCTGGCTGGCCCCCGTCTCCTGGATGATCCAGACGCTCGCGGTGTTCTTCATGGTGGGCGGCCACGTGGCCACCCGCAGCCTCACCTCGGTCCGGACCCAAGGCAAAACCCAGGGGACCTACGGCGGGTGGCTACGAGCGCGCCTGGCCCGGCTGTTCAGACCGGTGCCGTCCGTCCTGCTGGTGTGGACGGTCGCCTCGGCCGCTCTCCTGCTCGGCGGCGCGTCCCTCGTCACCGTGCACACCTTGGTCAAGCTGGCGTTGTCCCCCCTCTGGTTCCTGCTGGTCTTCGCCGTGCTGACGGCCGCGACCCCGCTGCTGGCCCGGCTCAACCCGCTGTGGCCGCTGGCCGTCGTCCTCCACGTGGACCTGGTGCGCTTCGGCCTGGGCGGCCCGTCCTGGCTGGGCTGGGTGAACGTGATCGCGGGCTGGCTGGTGCCGTACACCGTGGGCGCGGCCTGGACCCGGGGCGAACTGGAGCGCCCGCGCGCGGGCTGGACCCTGTTCACCGGCGGGGCGGTGGCGACGGCGGTGCTCGTCGGCTGCGGGGGCTATCCGGCGTCGATGGTGGGCGTGCCCGGCGCGGCGGTGTCCAACCTGAACCCGCCGACGCTGGCCGCCGTCACCTTCGGGCTCGCCCAGTGCGGACTGGCCCTGCTGCTGCGCGACCGGCTGCGCCGGACCATGCGCCGGCCCCTGTCCTGGGCGGCGGTGGCGCTGGTCAACCTCTCCGCGATGACGGTGTTCCTCTGGCATCAGACGGCCATGATGGCGACCACCGCGACGGCCCTCTCCGCGGGTCGCCTGCCCGGCCTGCACACGGTCCCCGACGGACTGGACTGGGTGGCGGCCCGACTGCTGTGGCTGCCGGTCTTCGCCTTGGCGCTGGGGGTGTGCTGGGCGGCGTTCCACGGCTTCGAGAGCGGCGCGGGGCGGCGCGCGCTGAGGGAGCCGGACCGGTCACGAGTGGTGCGCGTCGGACACCGTGGGAAAGCGCCGGAGCTGCGGGAGACACGGCGTGCCTAG